TGTGCCCAATTGCCAAAACGATTGATTTAATTGGAACTAAGTGGACGTTCTTAATTATTCGTGATTTGCTGATTGAGGGGACCTTGCGTTTCAGTGATCTGATGCGATCTATGGACGGAATCAGTCCCAAGACGCTCTCACTTCGACTGCGGGAATTAGAGCATAATGGTGTTGTCAGTCGCAAGGTTTATCCCGAGGTACCGCCGCGTGTCGAATATACGCTTACCGACAAAGGAAGAAATTTGGAAGGTATTTTTATTGAACTGAAACGTTTTGGCTTGCATTTATAAGAGGGGGAGTAGGAATGAACGATTTATCAACATCGAAGCCTGTTTTCGGTGTGCGCATCGAGCCGTGGGCGGAATCGGATCTACCTTTGCTAGTTCGGCTGAATATCCCTGAAATGCTGGACCATTTGGGAGGAACTGAAACGGAAGATCAGGTGCATAATCGCCATAAGCGTTACAAGGAGCTAAAGGCAAATGGTAAAGGATGCATGTTTAGCATCATTCTGCTGCCTGAAAACATAGCCGTCGGCAATGTCGGTTTTTGGGAAACGGAATGGCAAGGGGAACCAATCTACGAAATGGGGTGGGGAGTGTTGCCTCCCTACCAAGGTCAAGGTATTGCTGCCATAGCGACAGCTGCTGCTATTTCTACCGCCAAAGATGCGAATAAACATCGGTTCTTACATGCTTTTCCGGCCGTTGATAACCCTGCTTCCAATGCCATTTGCCGCAAATTAGAGATGGAATGGGTCGCTGAATGTTCGTTCGAGTACCCGCCGGGGACTTTTATGCGATGCAATGATTGGCGTTTTAAGTTAAATGATAAGGAATAAAGTGGAAGATTAACTTACATAGCAAATAGGCAAGTAAGAACCTTACGCATTTTTGGGTTCTTTTTTTGCGTTTTTCTTAATTTTTTGCAAAAAAATGTATGCGACAAAAGAATGAATTCTTATCTGGTGCTTATCTCCTTTTCCAAATACAGTTCGTATCTTAAGTAGGTCGAAGTGTTCAAAATGACTAGCCCTTAGTGCCTGAAATTAAGCATTTTCCAATTTTTGAGACAGAAAAATACATTTTATACGAAGTCTATAGGAATAAGTCAGGCAGACGATTGTAAAAATTTTACTGTTTTGTTGCCTATAAACTTGGGTATTGTTGAGGAAGCGAGATGTATACGAAGGGATACGTCTGTAAATATTTAAATATCAGGTGAGGGATGGGTTATTCCTATGAGAAGATTGTTCTCAGGTGAAGGTAGAGTCTTTTACTTGTATCGTTATATTACGTTAGCCGTGACATCGTTAGTTTATGCCATTGAGGATCGAGGCCCTCCGATGGGCGTGAAGATCTGTATTATTCTCTCTTTATTTTTATTCGCCAAATGGATTACAGACATGTATACCAAAAGCAGACAAGCTTCGCAGGTGATCAAAATAACTGTGGGCTTGGAAATGGCCGGTATGATGATTCTGCATCTGCTCAGCGGCGGCATGGAAAGTCCATTCCTATGGTGTGTATTCAATCCAGCTTGGATGGCTGCCAGTTATCTATCCTCGGTGTATTGCTGGTGTATGATGATCAGTTATTTTTTAGTCATCACCGCGTTTTCCTACTTCTTCGTTAACGGAAATCACGAGACCCTAGGTCAAATATTGTTGAATGACAATCATTTTTATCTCGTGCTGCTGTTCATGACCTTATCCATTCAACTGCTGGTCGGCGTGAAAACCAGACTGGAAATTGCCAATGCAAGATCGACCGAAACGATGGAGCACATGAAGTCGCTTTATCAAATCGTAGAGGCAGCGACGCATAGCGAATCCGAAAATTTGAAAATGATTTTCGCCGAATTCGCGCTCAAGCTGACAAGATTGAAAATGGCCTTCTTCTGGGATGTCAATGGACAAGAACGTGACGAGCGACTTATTACGCAAGGAATTACACCGCAAGGACTTGAAGCTGCGCTCAGCGCGGCTATTGAAGACAATGTAGCAGAACTAAGACAACTCGACAGTTGTATGGTGATGACGATGCCGGAACAAGGTGAATTTCTGGTGATTCCGATTAAATCCTCAACCCGGTTCTGGGGTGTGATGGGGGTGAAAATTGAGCGCTCCAGTTACGAAGAAGGCAGGCATTGGTTCGTTAAGCAGCTATATTTCCTGTCCGAGCTGTGTGCTGTCATCCTGGAAAGACACCAGTTGGAGCGGATTGAGAATCAATTAATGATCATTGAGGAACAGAACCGGATTGCGGACGAGATGCATGACAGTGTCTCGCAATATATGTTTGGCATCGTGTATGCGGTGCATTCGTTGAACCGCAAATGGGGAGACATTACGGCAGAGCAGATCAAAGAGCAGCTCCAGGTCATTCAAGAATCCTCTGTTGCGGCTTCCCAAGAGCTACGTTCAACGATCTATAGTTTGAGCTCCAGGAAAAATGGCGGTAATTTCTGGATAACAACGGTCAAATCACATCTGGACAGTTTGTCTAAATTGCATGCGGTCAAAGTTAGTCTGAAAGTGACTGGCGACGACCATGGACTGCCCCTTAATTATCAAAAGGCGTTGTTCCGCATTATTTCGGAGGCAACAGGCAATGCGATTCGTCATGGCAGCAGTTCTCAAATTTATGTGGAGTTGAGCATGAAACTTAGTGGGATCCACTTATCTGTGCTGGATAACGGGCGTGGCTTCTCCGTCACTGAAAGGTTGTCCGACCCGTTATCATCGGGTCTTGGTGTCAACAATATGAAATTGCTAGTCCATGCATTGGGCGGAACAATCGTCATTACCAGCAACGAAGGCAAAGGTACGCATATTCAAGTAGAGTTACCCATTCAACATCACGAGCAGAAGGTACCGGATGAGCTTCAAGCGATGGGCTAAACCAAGTAAACCCCCATTCTAACGAAAGCAGGTGTTACTGTGAAAGTCATTATCGTAGATGATCACCCATTAGTGCGCAAAGGATTATCAGCCGTATTAAAACTCGAAAATAATGTGGAAGTTACTGGCGAGGCAGAAACGGTGGAGCAGGCTGTAGACTTAATTGTGCGAACGAAGCCAGATCTGGCAATTGTCGATCTCAAGCTCGGAAATCGCTCCGGTATTGAAGTGGTTGAACAAATTCGGGATTCATCCTGCCGAAGCATTATTCTTACTTCATCGACTATGGAGCAAGATGTCAGGAGAGCTGAAGCGGCAGGCGCTGATGGCTATGTGCTGAAAGAAGCGCTGCCGGAAGAATTGCTGCTTGCAATCAAATTGATTTTCAAAGGCAAGAAATATTACGATCCAGGGTTGATGGAAATGATGTTCAAGAAAGAAGATGAGGACAGTATCAGCAAGCTTACGCCGAAAGAGCGGGAAGTGTTGATCGGACTCGGGGAAGGGCTGTCCAACCAAGGGATGGCCAAGAAATTGATGGTTACGGAGTTTACTGTGAAGAAGCATGTCAGTCAAATACTTAATAAATTAAGCGTGAATGACCGTACACAAGCAGCTTTATTAGCGCAATCCAAAGGGTTGGTCGGCAGTTTTCAGTAGAATACTAAGCTTTTGTGGTCCTAAAGTATACCATCGTTTCGTTACATATAGCCAAAGGGGTATATACCAAATAGACCCAAAAATCACAATATTGAGTAATATCATAATCACGGGAATTCAGATAAGCTTTAAGTATAACCAAATAATTGACAAAAAGCGGCATGCTTTCTTCCTTTTGACACGATCCTATGTCTGGGACAGATCAACTGCTGATCCTGTCGAAAGAAAGGGAGGAATGCTCCTCTGAAGGAGTGATTGATGACAGAGAGTAGGCGAGGGCTAAGAGAAATGAAACGCTTTCATTACACCAATAATAGCTTAGACAAGTTTAAAAATCAATGGAGTTTAACTAGAATTACAAACTTTTTTTCGGGAGGGTGTCATGGAGAAATCGTTGCTGGATTACTTCGTACTCATTCGCAAAAAACTGTGGATGATTGGGTTGTTCGTTCTACTCTCCTGCTTGACCACCTTTTACGTCAGCAAGACATTCGTCGAGCCGGTATATAAGGCAAACACACAAGTGTTGGTTAGCAGCAGCATTAAGAGCGAAGAAGCCATCGATCTGAACGAAGTGTCAATGAACTTGAATTTGATTGAAAGCTACAAGGAAATTATGAAATCGGATCATACGATTAATCTACTGCTGCAAAATCACCCTGAATTCAATCTGACGCAAAAGGAATTGCTGAAGAATCTCAAAGTGAGTTCAACGGACAAGACGCAGATCATCAAAATGGAATTTGAAGACAAGAGCTATGACAAAGCGGTTGTGATTACGAAAGCACTCGCTGACACATTCATAAGTGAAGTTCCAAGCTTAATGAATATGAATAATGTCAAAATCCTTTCTTCTTCCGATCCAGCAGTCAAGCCGTTGCCAATTAATTCGAGTGTGGCAATCAACTTGGCCGTCAGCTTCATTCTATCGGCAATGGCGGCGATTGGCGTGTTTTTCTTCTTGGAAAACATGAATGACACGATTCGCTCTGAAAAAGAAGCTGAACACAGCATTGGACTGCCAGTTCTGAGCTCGATCGGTACGATCAAGAAGAATCAGATCGGCAAACCAGCCAAAGCAGCGTCCAGAGAGGTGGGAGAACAAACGTATGCCACAGTTAAGTAATGCGCTTGTGACCGAGTTCGACCCGATATCGCCGGTATCAGAATCCTATCGCGCACTGCGGACAGCCATAAGGTACAAGAAGCTTGTACCAACGGCTAGAGGCATCATAATCATGATTGCTTCTCCTAAATCACAAGAAGGTAAGACAACGACTGCGGCCAATCTGGCTATCGCTTATGCACAAGAGGGCAAAGCCGTTGTCCTCGTCGATGGAAATTTGCGCCAGCCATCGCTTCATGACGTATTTGGCGTGAAAAATAACAAAGGGTTGCTGCAGGGACTTGCCAAAGGCATGGCTCAGCAGGACATTGTAACAGCAAGCGGCATTCCAGGTCTTGAGCTCATCGTAGCCGGCGGCCAGCCCGTAAATCCGTCAGAGCTGCTGGGATCGGTGAAAATGGCTGAACTCGTGGCTCAATTGAAACAGCAATATGACGTAATCATCTTGGATTCTCCATCCACGCTGGATTACACCGATGCCAGTTTATTGACGGAGTATAGCGACGGAGTCGTTTTGGTCGCGAAGAATGGCAAGACCAAGCGCGAATGGGCGAAACAGGCTAGAATCCAGCTTGAACAGTCGGGAGCAAGAATGCTCGGCATTGTGTTCAATCAATCATAGAGAGGCTGGACTTTCCATAATCGATAGGAGGATGAGATTAGATGAAAACGGTGAAGAAAGCAATTATTCCGGCTGCGGGACTGGGAACCAGATTCCTGCCTGCCACGAAAGCGATGCCCAAAGAGATGCTCCCTATCATCAATAAACCCACTATCCAATACATCGTGGAAGAAGCCATTGAATCCGGTATTGAAGATATTATTATTGTGACCGGTAAAGGGAAGCGGGCGATCGAGGATCATTTCGATAACGCTTTTGAATTGGAGAACAAGCTCTTGGAGTCAGGCAAACTTGAGATGCTGAAAGAAGTGCAGCGTTCTGCCAAAGTGGAGATTCATTATATTCGTCAGAAGGAACCTAAAGGGTTGGGACACGCTGTCTGGTGTGCCAGAAGATTTATCGGCAATGAACCATTCGCAGTTCTACTCGGGGATGATATCGTCACAGGACGGGTGCCATGTCTAAAACAGCTCATTCAGCAATATGAATTAACTGAAAATTCTGTCATTGGTGTGCAGGCCGTGCCGCCAGAATTGACAAACCGTTACGGCATTATTGATCCTGGTGTGCAAAATAACCGGTTGTATCAAGTCAATGATTTTGTTGAAAAGCCTAAGCTGGGAACAGCGCCTTCCAATCTTGCCATTATGGGTAGATACGTTTTCTCCCCTAAAATCTTTGAATTTTTGGAGCTTCAGGAGAAAGGCGCAGGCGGAGAAATCCAGCTGACGGATGCTATTCAGAAGCTTAATCAAATAGAACGCGTTCTAGCTTACCATTTTGACGGTATCCGTTATGATGTTGGCGAGCGCTTGGGTTACATTCTTACAACAATGGCTTTTGCAATGGAAAGCAAGGATCTTCGCTTCGATGTGATGGAAGCTATGGCTGAAATTCTAATCAAAGAGAAATATCAACCGATGCTGGATCATCTGGGAGGTGTCGATAATGAGTTTGCGCGAACTGCAGGAGGATTATGAGTATTTAGGCCCTAAGCAAAGCTATTATCAAGCTGCGAAAATCCCTCGCGGGAAGAGCCTTACATCCTATTTGTTCGTCAAGCGAATGCTCGATATCGTACTTTCTTTGCTCGGGATGCTTTTCCTGATACCATTGTTCGCTGTCATTGCGATCTGGATCAAAGTGGAAGATCCCAAAGGGACTGTGTTCTTCAAACAGAATCGCGTCGGGAAAGATGAAGTTCTGTTTCCCATGTATAAATTCCGTTCGATGGTGTCCAATGCCGAAGAGCTCAAACAGCAATTATTGGCGCAAAACGAAGTTGAAGGCGCTATGTTCAAAATGAAAAACGATCCCCGTGTGACACGTGTAGGCCGCCTGATCCGGAAGACAAGTATTGATGAATTGCCGCAATTGTGGAATGTATTTATCGGCCATATGAGTTTGGTTGGCCCTAGGCCGGCTTTGCCAAATGAAGTTGCTGAATATACGCCCTACGAGAAGCAGCGTTTAACGGTAACTCCGGGTTGCACAGGGCTATGGCAGGTAAGTGGAAGAAGCAATGTGAGCTTTCAACAAATGGTTGAGCTCGATTTGAACTATATCACGCATCGCAGTTTGTTGTTTGATATCAAAATCGTGATGAAAACGGTTCTCGTTCTGCTAGGCTCCAAAGACGCATTCTAAGACCAGGGAAGTAACGAAGGGAGGATAGCCATGGTACGAAACCAGTCCAAACCTAGTATATCTATCGTCATTTGTACGTTTAATCGAGCGGATCTTCTGCATCTTACGCTAGAGTCCATTCTTGCCCTTGAAGATTTGGATCAAACTGAGATTCTGATTGTGGATAACAATTCCACGGATCATACCCGAGATGTTGCTGATACATTCATTCAGCGTTATCTTGGCATCTTGCGTGTTCAGTACGTATTTGAACAAAAACAAGGATTGTCGGCAGCACGAAACAGCGGTATCGAGCAAGCTCAAGGAGACATTGTCGCATTTCTTGATGATGATGCCATCCCGTGCAAGGTCTGGATTCGTACCATGTTGACCACCTTTGGTGAACAGTTGGAAGTCGAGGCGATGGGCGGCCGGATTCGTCCGAATTTTGAAAGTGAACGTCCTGAGTGGTTGATTAAAGGTTTAGAAATGCCCTATACCATCGTTGATTTGGGACCCAAGAAACAGGAATATCCAGTCACGCTTCATCCTTTTGGGGCGAATATGGCTATCAGGAAATCATTTTTGGTGGCTCACTACTTTCCTACCCACCTGGGACGGATCGGAAACATGCTGCTATCCGGAGAAGAATCATGGTTATTCGAACAAATGAAGAAACAGCGGAAAGTAATTCTGTATCATCCTGATATGATCGTTGATCACTTCATCCCGGACAGCCGCTTAACACAAGATTGGATTAAGAAAAGGTACTACTATCAAGGGGTCACGAATGGCTCTATGCATAAAGGGAATGTTGCAAAGCTCATTTTGCTTGGAAAAGTGGCAGCGAAAGTGGTTTACATTGCAGGAGAGGCTTTATGTGCTCGGTCCGCAGGGAAGAAACTGCTTGTTGCCTGCCGTATGGAGAGTATTCGTGGCACACTTGATACGATGCGTAAACGCAATAACATGCAATTGACTAGGTGAGGGCGCATATGACAGAACTTTCCTTACATGTGAAAAAGCCAGTGTACTACGGTGTCGGCTACCTAGGTATCGCCATTGTGATGGGAATCGCAGCTGTGTATCAGCCTTTGATTAGCCTGATGGGAATGGCTGTCCTTCTCCTGCTTGCCTTGTCGGTTCGCA
Above is a genomic segment from Paenibacillus sp. HWE-109 containing:
- a CDS encoding sensor histidine kinase — protein: MRRLFSGEGRVFYLYRYITLAVTSLVYAIEDRGPPMGVKICIILSLFLFAKWITDMYTKSRQASQVIKITVGLEMAGMMILHLLSGGMESPFLWCVFNPAWMAASYLSSVYCWCMMISYFLVITAFSYFFVNGNHETLGQILLNDNHFYLVLLFMTLSIQLLVGVKTRLEIANARSTETMEHMKSLYQIVEAATHSESENLKMIFAEFALKLTRLKMAFFWDVNGQERDERLITQGITPQGLEAALSAAIEDNVAELRQLDSCMVMTMPEQGEFLVIPIKSSTRFWGVMGVKIERSSYEEGRHWFVKQLYFLSELCAVILERHQLERIENQLMIIEEQNRIADEMHDSVSQYMFGIVYAVHSLNRKWGDITAEQIKEQLQVIQESSVAASQELRSTIYSLSSRKNGGNFWITTVKSHLDSLSKLHAVKVSLKVTGDDHGLPLNYQKALFRIISEATGNAIRHGSSSQIYVELSMKLSGIHLSVLDNGRGFSVTERLSDPLSSGLGVNNMKLLVHALGGTIVITSNEGKGTHIQVELPIQHHEQKVPDELQAMG
- a CDS encoding GNAT family N-acetyltransferase, translated to MNDLSTSKPVFGVRIEPWAESDLPLLVRLNIPEMLDHLGGTETEDQVHNRHKRYKELKANGKGCMFSIILLPENIAVGNVGFWETEWQGEPIYEMGWGVLPPYQGQGIAAIATAAAISTAKDANKHRFLHAFPAVDNPASNAICRKLEMEWVAECSFEYPPGTFMRCNDWRFKLNDKE
- the galU gene encoding UTP--glucose-1-phosphate uridylyltransferase GalU is translated as MKTVKKAIIPAAGLGTRFLPATKAMPKEMLPIINKPTIQYIVEEAIESGIEDIIIVTGKGKRAIEDHFDNAFELENKLLESGKLEMLKEVQRSAKVEIHYIRQKEPKGLGHAVWCARRFIGNEPFAVLLGDDIVTGRVPCLKQLIQQYELTENSVIGVQAVPPELTNRYGIIDPGVQNNRLYQVNDFVEKPKLGTAPSNLAIMGRYVFSPKIFEFLELQEKGAGGEIQLTDAIQKLNQIERVLAYHFDGIRYDVGERLGYILTTMAFAMESKDLRFDVMEAMAEILIKEKYQPMLDHLGGVDNEFARTAGGL
- a CDS encoding CpsD/CapB family tyrosine-protein kinase — encoded protein: MPQLSNALVTEFDPISPVSESYRALRTAIRYKKLVPTARGIIIMIASPKSQEGKTTTAANLAIAYAQEGKAVVLVDGNLRQPSLHDVFGVKNNKGLLQGLAKGMAQQDIVTASGIPGLELIVAGGQPVNPSELLGSVKMAELVAQLKQQYDVIILDSPSTLDYTDASLLTEYSDGVVLVAKNGKTKREWAKQARIQLEQSGARMLGIVFNQS
- a CDS encoding YveK family protein is translated as MEKSLLDYFVLIRKKLWMIGLFVLLSCLTTFYVSKTFVEPVYKANTQVLVSSSIKSEEAIDLNEVSMNLNLIESYKEIMKSDHTINLLLQNHPEFNLTQKELLKNLKVSSTDKTQIIKMEFEDKSYDKAVVITKALADTFISEVPSLMNMNNVKILSSSDPAVKPLPINSSVAINLAVSFILSAMAAIGVFFFLENMNDTIRSEKEAEHSIGLPVLSSIGTIKKNQIGKPAKAASREVGEQTYATVK
- a CDS encoding glycosyltransferase translates to MVRNQSKPSISIVICTFNRADLLHLTLESILALEDLDQTEILIVDNNSTDHTRDVADTFIQRYLGILRVQYVFEQKQGLSAARNSGIEQAQGDIVAFLDDDAIPCKVWIRTMLTTFGEQLEVEAMGGRIRPNFESERPEWLIKGLEMPYTIVDLGPKKQEYPVTLHPFGANMAIRKSFLVAHYFPTHLGRIGNMLLSGEESWLFEQMKKQRKVILYHPDMIVDHFIPDSRLTQDWIKKRYYYQGVTNGSMHKGNVAKLILLGKVAAKVVYIAGEALCARSAGKKLLVACRMESIRGTLDTMRKRNNMQLTR
- a CDS encoding sugar transferase, with translation MSLRELQEDYEYLGPKQSYYQAAKIPRGKSLTSYLFVKRMLDIVLSLLGMLFLIPLFAVIAIWIKVEDPKGTVFFKQNRVGKDEVLFPMYKFRSMVSNAEELKQQLLAQNEVEGAMFKMKNDPRVTRVGRLIRKTSIDELPQLWNVFIGHMSLVGPRPALPNEVAEYTPYEKQRLTVTPGCTGLWQVSGRSNVSFQQMVELDLNYITHRSLLFDIKIVMKTVLVLLGSKDAF
- a CDS encoding winged helix-turn-helix transcriptional regulator, translated to MNNKEQIQLTKGTPGVMCPIAKTIDLIGTKWTFLIIRDLLIEGTLRFSDLMRSMDGISPKTLSLRLRELEHNGVVSRKVYPEVPPRVEYTLTDKGRNLEGIFIELKRFGLHL
- a CDS encoding response regulator, translating into MKVIIVDDHPLVRKGLSAVLKLENNVEVTGEAETVEQAVDLIVRTKPDLAIVDLKLGNRSGIEVVEQIRDSSCRSIILTSSTMEQDVRRAEAAGADGYVLKEALPEELLLAIKLIFKGKKYYDPGLMEMMFKKEDEDSISKLTPKEREVLIGLGEGLSNQGMAKKLMVTEFTVKKHVSQILNKLSVNDRTQAALLAQSKGLVGSFQ